A segment of the Lolium perenne isolate Kyuss_39 chromosome 3, Kyuss_2.0, whole genome shotgun sequence genome:
TGTGTAACCGCTAgaaccaagtttgtgggtgcctaagttcagtttcCGCATGTtcttcccccactgactagaatccgagGTTGattcgctctcgcacttgatcttgtaATCCTGGTAGTCTTTCTCGGTGATCGAAGGATTTGTCTCCTTGATTTTCTCGTAACTGTCACCTTTCAGAATCATTGTCTTCACTCGGTTCCTtcaactagcgagggcggtgctcatcttcgtgagggcaGCATTATGCACTTTATTCCGTCCGAGACGTTTGTCTGAGCAGTCAACCGGAAGCAAGTATCGTTTGTGCAACTTCGTGAAGAGGAGGGAGCGCAAAATCGCTCAGTCAGGATGCCTaaggttctcggtgttgatcgaaactgtgctccggaggatgcacccgagttgtGACGCGTACCCTTTGACTAAATCAGGGGGCGCCATTGGAATCCCATTGGCGCCCACTTCAGTGAAtgcctgcttcacggtgctgagcacattcgggcgacgctccTTCCGTTGCCTCTTTCGTTCGCCGCCTTCTGTGTGTTCGCCGCCATCTGTGCGTTCGCCGCCATCACTGGTGTCGTCCTCGGTAGCACCATCactggtgtcatcctcggcgacACCATCGGTTCGGTACTCGGGATCCGTGTCATCTTCCTCGGCGACACCATGTTGTGACTCCATCTCATCGGCCACCAGCCAGAATGGTTTGCTGCCGTCGGCCTCGTCGTTGTCGGCCATGTTCACACTAAATAGGAAAAAATGCATATACTTAGCGAAAAAATTCACGGAAAATTTGGGCATGCCCTTCGCTAAATTATGGACATaggagtgccccattttcgccgaaacgaaaatgaatcaacatttcggcgataatgggcaactcatTTGAAATCCCTACACAAAAAATGGCAGCATAGGCGCACGACAGAAATAACACATCTCATTTGTATTGATACGACCATATACACACCAACAACAAAATgctagcagcagtagcagtagcaaaaTGCACCAGATGGCAACGAGCATCGAGCACCAACAAGGAGAATCACCACCAGCAGAAGCAAGTAAGCAACACGGAGCAACAAGCAGCACCAGCAGCCAGCAGCACCAGCAGCAAGCGGCACCAGCAGCAAGCGGCACCAACAGCCAGCAGCACCAGCAGCTAGCAGCACCAGCAGCACCAAGCCAGCAGCAAGCAGCACCAGAAGCAAGCAGCACTAGCAGCAGCAAGCAATTTAGCAAGCAGCAAATGCATGCAGCAAGCAGCAGCAATGGAGGGCTGCTCACCGGGAAGAAGATGGCGGCGCTCGAGCAGGTCCGGCTCCAAGTCGAGGAAGGGTGTCGATGAGGTCGCAACCACTGGAGCACCTGCACATTGCATTTCACATCAATGCAATACTAGATTAAATTGCTAACTGAAACTATCAATCCCAAAAACAATTAACTGAAACTATTAAATTTCTAACTGAAACTAGATTTTGACGGGAGAAAGCTAACACAAGAAAGTCTTGAGGATGCTGCCACCAACCCTTTCCAAGAATCAGCGTTAACAGTGGACAGATAACCAACATGAATATGCTCCAGGAAACCCTCTCCAGAGTATTGCGGGGCAAGAGGTACTTGCTTGTCTTGGATGATGTCTGGAATGAAGACTGTGATAAATGGCTCAGCTATAGAGCAGCCTTAATTTCAGGAGGGCTTGGAAGCAATATAGTGGTGATTGCAGCACATATCCACAGCTGGTCAATTTTCAAGAGCCATGCATTCAGGGATGGTGATTGCAGCACATATCCACAGTTGGAGTTGATAGGTAGGAAAATTGTGAAGAAGCTGAAGGGGTTGCCTCTTGCATCGAAAGCATTAGGGAGCCTCCTCTTTTGCAAAGCAGATGAAGCTGACTGGAAGGACATACTAAGAAATGACATATGGGAGCTACCAGCAGAAAAGAACAACATATTGTCAGCTCTGCGGCTAAGCTACAACCATTTACCACTACATCTCAAGCAGTGTTTTGCATTTTGTTCTGTATATCCCAAATGTCATAATTTATTTTAAGAAAATTATTTTCAATGCACCAATTTTGATGGACATATGCTCACAGATTGAATTTCTTGAAATGCTAGTACCCTGTCTAGTTATATGCAGTCACAAACCCATAAAAGGGCCATCCCAAAAACCCTAACCAAGCAGTTCAAGAACCAAGTAGTAGCCTTTAAGCaataatccaccaaaggaaccaagcagtagcagtagcctttctagcagtagcagtagcagcaATCCTCCTAGCAgttaacaccgaggaggaggaggaggggaatcGGGGGCTATACCTTGGAAGGATACGGCGGCGGTCCTCTACGGCGGAATCAGTGGCGTCGAGAGCTACGCGAGCGGGGCAGCGTCGAGAGTGGCGTTGTAGAGGAGGGGAGCGTCGAGGGCGTGGCGGCGTGcttctcctgctcctgctccgcgGTGTGGTGTCGAGGACGTGGTGTGCTGCTCCTGCTTTGGGGGCACGGCGAGTGGCAGAGGAGGGGTGGCTTCGGAAGAGGCGCCGGCGGAGAGGGGGGTCgtgaatggggagaggcggccGCCGGTGGGACGAGGAGGAGGGGGATCGAGGTCGAGGCACCACCGGTAGAGGAGGGGAGTGTACGGGTGAGATCTGGTCTGGACGGGGCAGGGGATATTTGGCTAAGTCCCCGACCCCCTTATcaatggcgcacctctaggggtgcgccacagtgaggcttagcaatggcgcacctcaaggggtgcgccactgccacTTTAGGTTTGGGTCAAAAAGCCTCGGCACCTTCTGTTGACAAGAATCGCACCGTACCACAATGGCTAGTGTCCGCTGTTTTGTTTACCCTGGCAGGCCAGGTTCGAAcctggcggccccaatttttttcCCTTTAAAAAAATTGATTTAACCCTGTaataaatagcataatacaccaaaataaaaggcataaataattataattatgtagaatatttaaaataataTGGAATCTAGAAAAactccaaaaatataaattatatgtctattttgatcggtacaatgtgtagattaacaatataaCATCCATTATTCGTACcaaaaaatgatacataattatcttttcacaatcttctttccCTTCTTTCTCGCTGTTGACTAATTTAGCCCTAGAACTCCTTGACTTCTTCTCTTGAACGGACGACCTTtattaggtagggtggtcctgcttcttcttgctgtgtatggtgcttcattgttgtcgtcatcttccatcttcgggtcgccgtactggtcaaagtctagctcgttggcggctccatccattccgatgatgctccttttgcctctcctcacgaaaacacggctgggcttttgcgggtcggtaatgaagaagcatttgtccacttgggaagctagtacccatggctcatatttcgcggtgatcTTTGCGCCTGCGGTCTTGGATTTGgtttcgggtataaccatggtggtgaaataccggtcttattTTACAACgctcttggcccacctgacacggaacatcgacacattctctccggcatagctcagctcccagatctcctcgatccttccgaaGTATCTGTGCTTGACGTCACCGGTGTACGAttacatcgttacccctgagttctgataactgctcttcatgtccttttcttcggtgtagaatgtgtagccatTGATATCGTACGgctgaaatgtcatcaggttgtgttcggcgccctgtgacaaggcgaatatgagtttttcttccgcggAAGAATCCTCATCTACAGGGTACgccagcatcttgtccttgaaccaccgcgtgaagtttgagttgtgctctttgattatatctccaTCCATCCTCTGTCGGCCCTGGTCATTGTACGTCTTTGCGAtaaaggttttgtgctctaccacccaaggatcgaccacgtctatgtgttgtagcgcgactaggtttgctctttcaaagtcggcgattcgacccttgaagtcgagatgcatttcgcggctaccctcgcggtgacccaatcaagcgagcctcccgaggtgccTGTTTACAGGCAGACCAACggggttctcgatttctagataactcatgtagaaggagatgcactcttcggtcagaaagcccttggctatgcttccatCCGGACGTGCCCTATTGCGAATGTATCCTTTGATAACACCGTTCATCCTTTCGAATGGCATCATGATGTGCAGGAACATCGGCCctagttggatgatatcctccacgatatgtacgagtagatgcaccataacgtcgaagaatgcgGGCGCGAAGTACATATCAAGCTctcatagtatcaccacgatctcttcctgtagccttctgagttgcctcacgccaacagacttctGAGAGAtgacgtcaaaaaagttgcataggccaaaaagcgtttcacggacgtgcgtgtccatgatcccacggattgtaaccagaagtatctgcgtcatcagcacgtgatAGTCGTGAGACgtcatcccgctgaacctctgcttcgctacgtctaggtacctgcttatcttccctgcgtaaccgtaaggaagttttactcctaggagacagttgaaaaactgctcgatctccttctgacttagagtgaagcacgcggagggcagtaatattcgatcttctttccctttttgcccttgcgacgactttgcgtgtcctccacctgatcatcatcatcatcgtcatcaccattagggcgtcccgcgtgaagctcctccctgatgcCAATTGGTAGCAAGTtgtaccttgctttcggcccatctttggtcctctctggcatgttgagcagggtaccaagcagactctcgcacacgttcttcgtgatgtgcatgacataaAGGCTATGAGGCgcacggaggatcttccagtacggcaagtcccagaaaacagaccttGTCTTCCATACCTTCAGTAGCAgctccggcgcctttcgcttctttctcGGTCgtggcactctttccaatttttcaatagctcgtctatttcCCCGCTGCTCCTCGTACGTGGTcgtcttcggggttcgtcttgaccatcgaacagatccttgcgtttcctccatgcgtCATCGTcacgaagccaccttcgatgtcccatgaacaccatTTTCGAAGACCCTGGATCTCTATCTTGCTGGCGAGACGTTGTGTCATCCATGCACCGaccgcatgcattgaatccgtggaccacctgccccgcgacatatccgtaaccgagaaagtcgtgcactGTCGTGAGAAgcgcggctctcatagggaaatattcttccgcggcggcgtcccacgtattggcaggtgcatcccatagcgtggctagctcctctttcagcagccccaaatacagattgatgtcgttccctaGTTGTTTCaacccttcaattagcatactcatttgaatgtacttcctcttcatgcacagccaggggggaggttgtacatccacacaaatacgggccaggtgctatgcgtgctgctccggctgccaaacggattgactccatcggtgctcgcgcccagcctgatgttcctaggatcgtccccaaattctgggtatTCGAGGTTCAatgcattccactggctagcatccgaagggtgtctcaacatcttgTCCTTTTTCTTTATCTCCAAATCATTTGCGTCATCTTCTCACTTCTTCATCTCCGcatgccagcgcattagctttgcttgcttagggtCCGCAAAATACcactgcagacgaggagtgatcagAAAGTatcacaccaccttccgaggagctttcttccccttcttgtatcGACTGACACCACACTTCGGACATATGGTAGACcccgcgtgctcgttccgataaatgatgcaatcgttcaagcacacatggtaCTTCAcgtgcggtaaatccagaggacacacgattttcttcgCCTCCTTGATACTAGTCGaacacgtgttacctttgggaagacatttgtgccagaatgacatgttgtcattgaaggatgtgtcggtcattttgtgctttaccttcatctccagagccatgatcgttactttcaggcgggtatcctcgggcctacatccttcatacaatggagtaacccactagtggaaaacagggctttcgtgcaagccttttgtcgcgggcgcgtctggagccgcgacaaatggcctggccacgtcgtccCAAAACATTTTGGAGCGCtccgggccttttgtcgcggccttttgtcgcgggccgtaccacgacccgcgacaaaaggggtctgaggCTGGCCGTGGCCTgctggcaccccttttgtcgcgggtcgtggtacggcccgcgacaaaatgtccaggcctatatatacacacagc
Coding sequences within it:
- the LOC139837454 gene encoding putative disease resistance protein RGA3, whose translation is MATSIEHQQGESPPAEASKQHGATSSTSSQQHQQQAAPAASGTNSQQHQQLAAPAAPSQQQAAPEASSTSSSKQFSKQQMHAASSSNGGLLTGKKMAALEQITNMNMLQETLSRVLRGKRYLLVLDDVWNEDCDKWLSYRAALISGGLGSNIVVIAAHIHSWSIFKSHAFRDGDCSTYPQLELIGRKIVKKLKGLPLASKALGSLLFCKADEADWKDILRNDIWELPAEKNNILSALRLSYNHLPLHLKQCFAFCSVYPKCHNLF